In Listeria monocytogenes, the following proteins share a genomic window:
- a CDS encoding histidine phosphatase family protein, whose translation MKKTLYLMRHGQTLFNQRKKIQGFCDAPLTDLGIKQAKIAGSYFKENNITFDQAYSSTSERACDTLELITDKSYQRLKGLKEWNFGTFEGESEDLNPPLPYGDFFAEYGGEREVDFRDRLVTTMERIMSQDNHDTVLAVSHGAACAQFARYWEKTSKIGKVTGLKNCCILKFEYENGRFTLVNFINHDFENGTHMESAK comes from the coding sequence ATGAAAAAGACATTGTATTTAATGCGCCACGGTCAAACATTATTTAATCAACGTAAAAAAATTCAAGGTTTTTGCGATGCCCCACTTACCGACCTCGGGATTAAACAAGCAAAAATCGCTGGGAGTTACTTTAAAGAAAATAATATAACATTCGATCAAGCTTACAGTTCCACATCAGAGCGCGCATGTGACACGTTAGAGCTGATTACGGACAAAAGCTATCAACGGTTGAAAGGTTTGAAAGAATGGAATTTTGGTACTTTTGAAGGCGAGAGCGAAGACCTGAACCCACCACTACCATATGGAGATTTTTTTGCCGAGTATGGGGGAGAGCGAGAAGTAGATTTCAGAGACCGTTTAGTAACAACAATGGAACGTATCATGAGCCAAGATAACCATGATACTGTCCTCGCCGTTTCCCACGGAGCAGCCTGTGCTCAATTTGCCAGATATTGGGAAAAAACAAGCAAAATTGGCAAAGTAACAGGACTGAAAAATTGCTGCATTCTGAAGTTTGAATATGAAAACGGTAGATTTACTTTAGTTAATTTTATTAATCATGATTTTGAGAATGGAACGCATATGGAAAGCGCTAAATAA
- the dbpA gene encoding ATP-dependent RNA helicase DbpA, which yields MHNLKLSEEIKRAINELGYTEATPVQKAVIPVALTGEDIVAKSQTGSGKTAAFAIPIAEQVEWEENKPQALIIVPTRELAMQVKTECTNIGRFKRVKAAAIYGQSPFAKQKLELSQKNHIVVGTPGRLLDHIEKGSLNVDKVAHLVLDEVDEMLSMGFIDQVEDILSRLPKQRQNLFFSATMPEEMQDLIKRYQDDPMVIEMASEKTNPIFHVEMQTDNKEKTLKDVLITENPDSAIIFCNTKNQVDELTDLLDVKASKIHGGLRQEDRFRAMDDFKSGKSRFLIATDVAGRGIDVDNVSLVINYDLPIEKENYVHRIGRTGRAGKSGKAISFVKTNENPLLRDIEEMLDVTIEKKRKPTVIEVKANEDAFRKKQQKRPTIKKARGEKLNKNIMKLYFNGGKKKKIRAVDFVGTISKLEGITAEDIGIITIEDHVSFVEILNGKGPAVLDMMRSRKVKGRRLKVNEARKR from the coding sequence ATGCATAATTTAAAATTAAGTGAAGAAATTAAAAGAGCAATTAACGAACTAGGATATACAGAAGCAACGCCTGTTCAAAAAGCAGTAATTCCAGTTGCCTTAACAGGGGAAGATATCGTTGCTAAATCACAAACTGGTAGTGGGAAAACAGCAGCATTCGCTATTCCTATTGCTGAACAAGTCGAATGGGAAGAAAATAAACCGCAAGCGCTAATCATCGTTCCAACGCGAGAACTTGCAATGCAAGTCAAAACAGAATGTACGAATATCGGGCGATTTAAACGCGTCAAAGCTGCAGCAATATACGGACAATCACCATTTGCAAAACAAAAATTAGAACTAAGCCAAAAAAATCATATCGTCGTTGGGACGCCTGGTCGCCTACTGGATCATATTGAAAAAGGATCTCTGAATGTCGATAAAGTAGCCCACTTAGTTTTAGATGAAGTAGACGAAATGTTAAGTATGGGCTTTATTGATCAAGTAGAAGATATTCTTAGCCGTTTACCAAAACAGCGCCAAAATCTATTTTTCTCTGCAACTATGCCAGAAGAAATGCAAGATTTAATCAAACGCTATCAAGACGATCCAATGGTTATCGAAATGGCATCAGAAAAAACAAATCCTATCTTCCATGTGGAGATGCAAACAGATAATAAAGAAAAAACGCTAAAAGATGTTTTAATTACGGAAAATCCAGATAGCGCGATTATTTTTTGCAACACGAAAAATCAAGTCGATGAACTCACGGATTTACTTGATGTAAAAGCTAGTAAAATTCATGGTGGCTTAAGACAAGAAGATCGTTTTCGGGCAATGGATGATTTCAAAAGTGGCAAATCGCGTTTCTTAATTGCGACAGATGTGGCAGGGCGTGGAATTGATGTGGATAATGTCTCATTAGTTATTAACTATGATTTACCAATCGAAAAAGAAAACTATGTGCATCGTATCGGTCGTACTGGTCGCGCTGGCAAAAGCGGGAAAGCCATTAGCTTCGTGAAAACTAATGAAAATCCACTTTTGCGTGATATAGAAGAAATGCTCGACGTTACAATTGAAAAAAAACGTAAACCGACAGTAATCGAAGTGAAAGCAAACGAAGATGCTTTCCGCAAAAAACAACAAAAGCGACCAACTATCAAAAAAGCTCGTGGCGAAAAATTAAATAAAAACATCATGAAATTGTACTTTAATGGTGGGAAAAAGAAAAAAATTCGTGCAGTAGATTTTGTGGGAACTATTTCTAAGTTAGAAGGAATTACGGCTGAAGATATTGGGATTATTACGATTGAAGACCATGTTTCTTTTGTCGAAATTTTAAATGGAAAAGGGCCCGCTGTACTGGACATGATGCGCTCTCGTAAAGTAAAAGGTAGACGCCTGAAAGTAAACGAAGCCAGAAAACGATAA
- a CDS encoding MucBP domain-containing protein yields the protein MKRKISSIIVVGIMLFQSLTTYPFITEAKENEQKEEINKPSKITKGLTNSLKYTKTILETGDTYDSVFPDSALAKVVAKEATGSENTTQLVTQADLNKIKSLNGYNKGISVLTGIDLLVNVTSISLNNNQVTDISPIDQLPNLVSLSVKNNQISSLILNAQNQLPKLTTIDIENNPDLNTIDIQDQPQLIDVKTSGYTGLRKLTTVIAKNNPELVNLGQYTIRNVYFSQVASLTKVELVNLPKVRKVNLEWNSINELKVTDLAIEDLPLGENELTDTVFDNIQNLPNLKTLDLSKNQLEEVVLDKTDVENLPNLMTLNIQQNLAIKLINVQEQPQLVDVKTSDYKELSALTTVIAKNNPELVNLGYPSMQNVYFYLVASLTKVELVNLPKVRKVNLERNSINELKVTDLAIEDLPLEENELTDTVFDNIQNLPNLKTLDLSKNQLEEVVLDKTDVENLPNLMTLDIQQNLAIKLINVQEQPQLVDVKTSDYKELSALTTVIAKNNPELVNLGYPSMQNVYFYLVASLTKVELANLPKVRAVRLERNSINQIELNNLVSVKDVNLNTNKITNDSIEKFKGMPILATLNLNKNQITNINMLDDFPEMTTLNIDLNSVSVLPSNLKTKMPKLSRISALNQTVTLDKAIVVDDSDLIINNEISNFGKLTDPSPISNFGTYANEKITWSSERIKNLTEVSFKFSELINVTGIDGTFSGKVTQPFKKSTTPVINADSEIHYPQGTKKTEAEFLKDIQAQTTDDLSIKSDFEIMVNLKKVGKYTVILNVENMDGTKANPKEVTVYIDAVQGANITVKYEDKSGNKLAENSILTGNVGEEYSSSEKEILGYTLTEIPTNAQGEFSLEEQTVTYIYSKNPVPAKDITVQYTDEDGIELAPTETLSGNFDENYVTTAKTFTGYELIETPSNAEGKFSENAQTVTYVYRAIKADPILAKEVTVNYQDELGAKISETEVLTGEIGETYTTVAKTIDGYTLIKSPINASGIFNENPQTVTYVYQLQNNPITANITVKHLDENNNELAPSEVLSGIVDEAYTTNPKEIKDYSLVKVPTNASGKFTTEAQTVIYHYKKNSIQTSSYITVKYVDETGKELAISEVLNGNINDSYATTAKEIKGYTLVENPSNATGKFTDQDQTIKYVYRANTDEVNLDPDVPARNPNGDIQPMNDAQPPIEVPKSLPKTGSQPANLIFGLGVLLVFLSTQWLHRDKRKKDKSHNC from the coding sequence ATGAAAAGAAAGATAAGTTCTATCATTGTAGTCGGGATAATGCTCTTTCAATCATTAACTACGTATCCATTTATCACCGAAGCCAAAGAAAATGAACAAAAAGAAGAAATAAATAAACCCTCAAAAATAACTAAGGGATTAACTAATTCCCTAAAATACACTAAGACAATTCTTGAAACAGGGGACACCTATGATAGTGTATTTCCTGACAGTGCTTTAGCTAAAGTAGTTGCTAAAGAAGCAACAGGGTCAGAGAATACAACTCAGCTAGTAACACAAGCAGACCTGAATAAAATCAAATCTCTCAATGGTTATAATAAAGGAATCAGCGTATTAACAGGAATCGATTTGCTAGTCAATGTGACAAGTATAAGCTTGAATAATAATCAAGTAACAGACATTTCTCCAATAGATCAATTACCTAATTTAGTAAGCCTATCGGTAAAAAACAATCAAATTAGCAGTCTTATCTTAAATGCGCAAAATCAACTCCCGAAACTAACAACCATTGATATTGAAAATAATCCTGATCTTAATACTATCGATATCCAAGATCAACCCCAATTGATAGATGTAAAGACGTCCGGTTATACAGGATTACGCAAGTTAACAACGGTAATTGCCAAAAACAATCCAGAATTAGTCAATTTAGGCCAATACACTATCCGAAATGTCTACTTTAGCCAAGTAGCAAGTTTAACGAAAGTTGAATTAGTCAATCTCCCTAAGGTAAGAAAAGTAAACCTTGAGTGGAACAGTATTAATGAGCTAAAAGTTACTGATTTAGCCATTGAAGATCTGCCATTAGGAGAAAACGAATTAACAGATACAGTATTTGATAACATCCAAAATCTGCCTAATTTAAAAACGTTAGACCTGTCAAAAAACCAACTAGAAGAAGTTGTGTTAGACAAAACGGATGTAGAAAATCTACCCAATTTGATGACACTAAATATACAGCAAAATTTGGCTATAAAATTGATAAATGTTCAAGAACAACCCCAATTGGTAGATGTAAAGACTTCCGATTATAAAGAATTATCTGCGTTAACAACAGTAATTGCCAAAAATAATCCAGAATTAGTTAATTTAGGTTATCCCAGTATGCAAAATGTTTACTTTTACCTAGTAGCAAGTTTAACGAAAGTTGAATTAGTCAATCTCCCTAAGGTAAGAAAAGTAAACCTTGAGAGGAACAGTATTAATGAGCTAAAAGTTACTGATTTGGCTATTGAAGATCTGCCATTAGAAGAAAATGAATTAACAGATACTGTATTCGATAACATCCAAAATCTGCCTAACTTAAAAACGTTAGACCTGTCAAAAAACCAACTAGAAGAAGTTGTGTTAGACAAAACGGATGTAGAAAATCTACCCAATTTGATGACATTAGATATACAGCAAAATTTGGCTATAAAATTGATAAATGTTCAAGAACAACCCCAATTGGTAGATGTAAAGACTTCCGATTATAAAGAATTATCTGCGTTAACAACAGTAATTGCCAAAAATAATCCAGAATTAGTTAATTTAGGTTATCCCAGTATGCAAAATGTTTACTTTTACCTAGTAGCAAGTTTAACGAAAGTTGAACTTGCTAACCTTCCAAAAGTAAGAGCAGTTCGATTGGAACGTAATAGCATCAATCAGATTGAACTAAATAATTTAGTTTCAGTAAAAGACGTGAATCTAAATACTAACAAAATAACAAATGATAGTATAGAGAAATTTAAAGGCATGCCTATACTAGCAACTTTAAATTTAAACAAAAACCAAATTACCAATATAAATATGCTTGATGATTTCCCAGAAATGACTACTTTAAATATTGATTTAAACTCCGTCAGTGTTTTACCAAGTAACCTTAAAACAAAGATGCCAAAACTATCGAGAATTAGTGCATTAAATCAAACAGTTACTTTAGATAAAGCAATTGTAGTGGATGATTCCGATTTAATTATTAATAATGAGATTAGTAATTTTGGAAAGTTAACCGATCCAAGCCCAATATCAAATTTTGGAACTTACGCAAATGAAAAAATAACTTGGTCGTCTGAAAGAATTAAAAATTTAACAGAGGTTAGTTTTAAGTTTTCTGAGCTAATTAATGTGACTGGTATAGATGGAACTTTTTCAGGAAAAGTAACACAACCATTTAAAAAATCAACTACACCAGTAATTAATGCAGATTCCGAAATTCATTATCCGCAAGGGACAAAAAAAACAGAAGCAGAGTTTTTAAAGGATATTCAAGCGCAAACAACGGATGATTTATCCATTAAAAGCGATTTTGAAATAATGGTGAATCTCAAGAAAGTAGGAAAATACACAGTAATATTAAACGTAGAGAATATGGATGGAACTAAAGCTAATCCAAAAGAAGTGACTGTTTATATTGATGCTGTACAAGGTGCAAATATAACTGTGAAATATGAAGACAAATCAGGGAATAAACTTGCAGAAAATAGTATATTAACTGGAAATGTCGGTGAAGAATATAGTTCAAGTGAAAAAGAAATTTTAGGTTATACACTAACTGAAATTCCAACAAATGCACAAGGAGAATTTAGTTTAGAAGAACAGACTGTGACATATATCTATTCGAAAAATCCCGTTCCAGCTAAAGACATCACGGTACAATATACCGATGAAGATGGAATAGAACTAGCACCAACCGAAACATTATCAGGTAATTTTGATGAAAATTATGTTACAACAGCGAAGACTTTTACAGGATACGAATTAATTGAAACTCCGAGCAATGCAGAAGGAAAGTTTAGCGAAAATGCACAAACAGTGACCTATGTGTATCGCGCGATTAAAGCAGATCCAATTTTAGCAAAAGAAGTTACGGTGAACTACCAGGACGAATTAGGAGCTAAAATTAGTGAAACGGAAGTATTAACTGGTGAAATTGGTGAAACATACACAACAGTGGCTAAAACAATAGATGGCTATACCTTAATTAAGAGCCCTATTAACGCTAGCGGGATTTTTAACGAAAATCCTCAAACGGTTACCTATGTGTATCAATTACAAAACAACCCAATAACAGCAAATATCACTGTTAAACACTTGGATGAAAACAACAATGAGCTAGCACCGAGTGAGGTACTAAGTGGAATTGTCGATGAAGCATATACAACTAATCCAAAAGAAATAAAAGACTATTCGCTAGTAAAAGTACCAACTAATGCTAGCGGAAAATTCACGACAGAAGCACAAACGGTGATTTATCACTATAAAAAGAACAGTATACAGACATCATCTTATATTACTGTAAAATATGTAGATGAAACAGGGAAAGAGCTGGCCATAAGCGAGGTATTAAACGGAAACATTAATGATTCCTACGCAACTACAGCTAAGGAAATTAAAGGCTACACGCTAGTGGAAAATCCCTCTAATGCAACTGGTAAATTTACAGATCAGGATCAAACTATAAAATATGTATATCGTGCTAATACAGATGAAGTAAATCTAGACCCAGATGTACCAGCGAGAAATCCCAATGGAGATATTCAACCAATGAATGATGCCCAACCACCAATTGAGGTTCCAAAATCCCTGCCTAAAACAGGTAGCCAGCCGGCAAATTTGATCTTTGGATTAGGAGTTTTACTAGTGTTTCTTAGTACCCAATGGCTACATCGAGATAAAAGAAAAAAAGATAAATCTCATAACTGCTGA
- a CDS encoding DUF1254 domain-containing protein — translation MKKMLPESKVEAIRKEGFLNRAVEAYRFFYPTVSNVSNFKALNDLGITENHDFIIQLTTPDLNVLTQNSDTPYCLGTGNTENGPVVIELPQGAIVGVADDINFKFITNMGLTGDEQGKGAKYLYLPPNYDGDIPEGYIVRKPSSYRFLICLRAMVHQASDYEKAFELLKKVKFYPLEEKDNNPTSTFHDFSHRKAISTPYYVEGKFDYWEVIKWALDNDETDPEYYQMYGLLKAIGLAPNKEFNPEPDKKALLIEAAEKADKMMFVNSFNTDDPAAIVWPGKNWEWAVYGENNDFYEKTYLNLPVRERWFYQATLETHMMFMHKVGFGSVYMLGVKDKEGNYLDGGKSYTLKVPTPVPTSIFWSVTVYEMDTRSEIVTEQFMPALNSIKDTFEVDADGNTTLYFGPNPPEDESLPWIQTVPDANWFTYFRIYGPTEPAFDNSWQLYDFEEVK, via the coding sequence ATGAAAAAAATGCTACCTGAGAGTAAAGTAGAGGCAATTAGAAAAGAAGGATTTTTAAATCGAGCTGTTGAGGCATATCGATTTTTCTATCCAACTGTGTCCAATGTGTCTAATTTTAAAGCATTGAATGACTTAGGGATTACAGAAAATCACGATTTCATTATTCAACTCACAACGCCTGATTTGAATGTATTGACGCAAAACTCAGATACACCATATTGCCTTGGAACGGGAAACACCGAGAATGGTCCAGTTGTTATCGAGTTGCCACAAGGCGCTATCGTTGGTGTGGCTGACGATATTAATTTTAAATTTATAACGAATATGGGATTAACAGGTGATGAGCAAGGGAAAGGTGCGAAATATTTATACTTACCACCTAATTATGATGGGGATATCCCGGAAGGCTACATAGTACGCAAACCTTCAAGCTATCGTTTCCTCATTTGTTTACGAGCGATGGTTCACCAAGCAAGTGATTATGAAAAAGCATTTGAACTCCTGAAAAAAGTGAAATTCTATCCATTAGAAGAAAAAGATAATAATCCAACCAGTACATTCCACGATTTTTCGCATCGAAAAGCGATTTCGACACCATATTATGTCGAAGGGAAATTTGACTACTGGGAAGTTATTAAATGGGCGCTGGATAATGATGAAACAGATCCAGAATATTACCAAATGTATGGCTTACTAAAAGCAATTGGTTTAGCGCCAAATAAAGAATTTAATCCTGAACCGGATAAAAAAGCTTTATTAATAGAAGCTGCCGAAAAAGCAGACAAGATGATGTTTGTGAATTCCTTTAATACGGATGATCCAGCTGCTATTGTTTGGCCAGGAAAGAACTGGGAATGGGCTGTCTATGGTGAGAATAATGACTTCTATGAAAAAACGTATTTAAATCTTCCTGTAAGAGAGCGTTGGTTCTATCAAGCGACACTCGAAACACACATGATGTTTATGCATAAAGTCGGATTTGGTTCCGTTTATATGCTTGGGGTGAAAGATAAAGAAGGAAACTATCTGGATGGGGGCAAAAGTTATACATTAAAAGTGCCAACACCAGTGCCAACGAGCATTTTCTGGTCGGTAACGGTTTATGAGATGGATACTCGTTCGGAAATTGTCACAGAGCAATTTATGCCTGCGCTTAACTCCATCAAAGATACGTTTGAAGTAGATGCTGACGGCAATACAACACTTTACTTTGGGCCAAATCCTCCAGAAGATGAGTCGCTTCCATGGATTCAAACCGTTCCAGATGCCAATTGGTTCACGTATTTCCGTATTTACGGACCAACCGAACCAGCCTTTGACAATAGCTGGCAACTATATGATTTTGAAGAAGTTAAATAA
- a CDS encoding VOC family protein, which yields MTLNVYLNFRTQSRDAIAFYEEIFGTKCTDLMTYGEIESSEEPIEDSLKDLVMNASLVMDGVKVMFSDVPKSMPLTFGDNITLVIDTSDEIKLTKQFHQLAEGGNIVMPLGKTFWSEKYGQVTDKFGVGWQLNLS from the coding sequence ATGACGTTGAATGTTTACTTGAATTTTAGAACACAATCCAGAGATGCTATCGCGTTTTATGAAGAAATTTTTGGAACAAAGTGTACAGATTTGATGACATATGGGGAAATCGAGTCCAGCGAAGAACCTATAGAAGATTCGCTCAAAGATTTAGTAATGAATGCTAGTTTAGTAATGGACGGAGTAAAGGTTATGTTTTCGGATGTTCCAAAGTCTATGCCGCTCACATTCGGAGATAATATAACACTAGTAATTGATACGTCTGACGAAATAAAACTAACCAAACAATTCCATCAGCTTGCAGAAGGTGGCAATATTGTCATGCCACTTGGTAAAACATTCTGGTCGGAAAAATATGGGCAAGTTACGGATAAATTCGGCGTCGGTTGGCAGCTTAATTTATCTTAA
- a CDS encoding YdeI family protein, translated as MAKTELNPKVDAFLSKPSTWQAEFKALREIAITFELEEEFKWGKPCYAINGSNVFLIHGFKNYCALLFMKGALLRDPENILVQQTENVQAARQIRFTNLQEILDQKEFLKAYIQNAIEVEKAGLEVELKPRAETPIPEELLAKFEEMPALQTAFEALTPGRQKAYLLYFAAPKQSKTRVSRIEKYEATILDGLGLND; from the coding sequence ATGGCAAAAACCGAATTAAATCCTAAAGTAGATGCGTTTCTAAGTAAACCATCCACTTGGCAAGCTGAATTCAAAGCATTAAGAGAAATAGCAATCACGTTTGAACTAGAAGAAGAATTCAAATGGGGGAAACCTTGTTACGCTATTAATGGCAGCAACGTTTTCTTAATTCATGGTTTTAAAAACTACTGTGCTCTACTCTTTATGAAAGGCGCACTACTCCGTGATCCGGAAAACATTTTAGTGCAGCAAACAGAAAATGTGCAAGCCGCTAGACAAATCCGCTTCACAAATTTACAGGAAATTCTTGATCAAAAAGAATTTCTAAAGGCGTATATTCAAAATGCAATTGAAGTAGAAAAAGCTGGATTAGAAGTGGAACTTAAACCGCGAGCAGAAACGCCTATTCCAGAAGAATTACTCGCTAAATTTGAAGAAATGCCTGCGCTACAAACAGCTTTTGAAGCCTTGACTCCTGGTCGTCAAAAAGCTTACTTGCTTTATTTTGCAGCTCCGAAACAATCGAAAACGCGTGTTTCGCGCATTGAGAAATATGAAGCAACAATTTTAGACGGGTTAGGACTTAATGATTAA
- a CDS encoding 8-oxo-dGTP diphosphatase, producing the protein MYKYTLCFIQRGDEILLLNRQKSPWMGSWNGVGGKIEQGEALLESIKREITEETGIFSNDYEIRDIGEMKWFVDGENLGGMHLFLANLPDNYIYATPRATDEGILDFKKREWILNPENTGVVNNLPYIIQHAPKAPLRIEVSTKYQENTLLHISHQSL; encoded by the coding sequence ATGTATAAATACACACTTTGTTTTATCCAAAGAGGCGATGAAATTTTATTATTGAATAGACAAAAATCTCCCTGGATGGGAAGTTGGAATGGTGTCGGGGGTAAAATTGAGCAAGGGGAGGCGCTCCTCGAATCGATTAAGCGTGAAATCACAGAAGAGACAGGGATTTTCTCCAATGATTATGAAATTCGTGATATTGGTGAAATGAAATGGTTTGTGGATGGTGAAAATCTTGGAGGAATGCATTTGTTTCTGGCTAATCTTCCTGATAATTATATATACGCAACACCTCGCGCAACCGATGAAGGAATACTTGATTTTAAAAAAAGGGAATGGATACTTAATCCAGAAAATACAGGTGTAGTAAACAATTTACCATACATTATCCAACATGCCCCAAAAGCCCCACTTAGAATAGAAGTTTCGACAAAATATCAAGAAAATACATTACTACATATTAGTCATCAATCCTTATAA
- a CDS encoding DUF3116 family protein: MERPDNQLILMVLEVVKNPLYNIKSLTINFLQGEIVGNSTRNELLYCTYWLEFHGFILRDEKGDNQKYYSMTKQGDFLLQKIKNELS; this comes from the coding sequence ATGGAAAGGCCAGATAATCAACTTATTTTAATGGTGTTAGAAGTTGTTAAAAATCCACTTTACAATATAAAATCACTAACAATTAATTTTCTGCAGGGAGAGATTGTTGGCAATTCAACAAGAAACGAATTGTTATATTGCACATACTGGCTTGAATTTCATGGTTTTATTCTTCGTGACGAAAAAGGAGATAACCAAAAGTACTATAGCATGACTAAACAAGGGGATTTTTTACTTCAAAAAATTAAAAATGAACTTTCTTAG